TGGCCCGCTGGTTGCTGACCGATCCGGAGATTCTGTTGCTGGATGAACCAACACGTGGAATCGATGTAGGGGCCAAGTTCGAGATTTACACCATTATTACGGAACTGGCTCGTCAGGGCAAAAGCATTATCATGATTAGTTCGGAGATGCCCGAACTGCTCGGTATGTCGGATCGCATTATGGTGATGAGCGAAGGGCGTTTAACCGGAATCGTGGACGGAGCCGAGGCAACAGAGCAGGATATTATGAGGCTGGCCGCGCAGCAGCGGATGGCTTAGTCAGGAGGGAAACAGATGAACACACAGATGATCAATCAAGTGAAAAATTATGTAACACAACGCGCCATCTTTATCGTATTGATTCTGCTCATCATTGGTATAGCTATTGCCGATCCGAATTTTCTTGCCTTCTCTACACTGCGGGACATCTTACAGCAATCCTCCACACGGGCCATTATTGCACTCGGTGCAGCCTTTATCCTCGTCACGGGTGGGGTCGATCTGTCCGCTGGAAGGGTGGTCGGGCTGACGGCTGTTGTATCGGCTTCGATGCTGCAAATTGATGAGTATGCGAACCGCTTCTTCCCTGATCTGCCCCACTTATGGGTGGGTCTGCCGATCCTTGTCGGGATTACTGCGGGTTTATTTGTGGGATTGGTCAATGGACTTATTGTAGCCAAATTACATGTGCCTCCTTTTATTGCAACGCTGGGTACAATGGTTGCCGTGTATGGACTGAACTCCATTTATTTCGATACGGAACCCAATCAGTCACAGCCGATCGGAGGATTGAGACCCGATTTTACCGTCATTGGCTCTGGATACATTGATCTGGGCGGGGGTTATTCCATCCCGTATATTGTCCTGATTGCTATTGCGGTGGCCTTAATCTGCTGGGTGATCTTTAACAAAACACGTCTCGGCAAAAACATGTATGCCATCGGTGGCAACATTCAGGCAGCGCATGTATCCGGAATTCATGTAGCACGCAATCTGGTTGCGCTGTATGCCATTGCGGGTGCGTTGTATGGCCTGGGTGGTGTGCTTGAGGCAGCCCGAACGGGTGGAGCAACAAACAATTACGGTAATATGTATGAGTTGGATGCGATTGCCGCATGTGTGGTAGGCGGCGTATCGACAGCGGGTGGTATTGGAACGGTACCTGGAGTTATGGCGGGTGTGCTGATCTTCGGGGTCATTAACTACGGTCTGACATTTATCGGTGTAAGTCCGTATTGGCAGTTGATTATCAAAGGATTGATCATTGTTGCTGCGGTGGCTTTTGACATCCGTAAGTATATGGCGAAAAAATAAGATGAGCCTCAAGAGGTTACACCAGTCACTCTGATGACAGAACAACCTTCTGATCGCTGTTATCCCCGGATTTTTTGATTCCCTTCTAAAGAAGTGAAAATCCGGGGATAAAGGCGAGGTGTATGCTTCCGATGTAGCTTTCTTTCAGAAAGCTTTTAGCTCCGCTTCTTCAGGTTATTTCTGTCCTCTACGTTATCGTGTAAACAATTTGTTCATCTTATATGGAAAAAGCAGCAAAGAAGCCAGCCCTCGTAATATAGAGAGCTGGCTTTAAGTGTTTAACCATTGACCATCCAATCGATAACGGGGATAAATGGCCCTATCATGCACAAAAGCAACATAAATCCGGCGACGTTATAAGATAGCCGGGTACCGAAATGCGCACGATATTTTTTGGCGATCAGGAAGGCTGGAATCCAGAAGAGGGCTGCTACTACAAATGGAATGTGAAGTCCTTGAGTTCCATTGCTATAAATAGGCATGTTTATTAAGTTGAAAAGGTAATGACTGATCATAAAATTGGCTTTGCCCCATGGAAAGTTAAAGGCAAGGCCCATCGTCAGTACGAGCAGAGACAGCGTCCCGAAGCCCAGTGGTTTGCGTTGTGTTGTCATGTGATATCCTCCATAACCAAGAATTTAACCTAAATTAATCCATTAATGTATTGTAACACAATAATGACCATACGTAGAGGAATTGTTTCACTTTTGACGATTACAATTACATCATATGTCCTATTGCCTTCATAACTTATACATTCATGCGAATTTGACCAGCCTCCATTAATCGACAACATCAGCTAATCATAATCGATATAATACATGTACATAAGTTGTTTGATGTGAGTTTTATGTCAAAGGGGGCGAGGCTATTTGCTAAGTTACACGATGAAAATGGTAATTTTCCCACTGGGCTGTTTGCTTGTCATTCTGTCCTCTTATGTTCTAAGGCTCACCCCTCATTTGGCAATCATGTTGCTTTCGGGGATTTTATTGGTAGCAAGTATTTATGGGGAGAGAAGATATCCTGTACTGCGAAAGTTCCAATGGATTTTTCTTGGAATATTCCATTATTTCAGTGAGCTGAACTGGTGCAACATGTTGTATTATATGCTCATCCTTTCCATGATCCAGGGTAAACAGCGTGTAGCGCAGACCTTGCCCATTTCACTGCTGTTTATGTTGGAATATACGTTGATTCGCCTTTCCTATGTGCCTATAGATGCGTACACATTGCTGGTATCCCTGTTTGATTTGTTAACCTCGGTTGTCATCATATTTTTATATCATACTTTGATTAACAGTGAGACCGAGAAGCGCAGACTTCGGGAAAAAAATCGGTTCCTCACCCTCCATGATCCGCTTACCGGACTGCTGAATTACGAAGGTTACATGGAGGTGCTAAATAAGACAGTAGAAGAACAACGCTCTTTTTTGCTTATCCTTTTGAACGTTAATAACTTTAGCGGTTTTAAAAAAGCTTCAGAAGATCCTTGGTGTACGGTAATCACAGGTACAGGCCAGATGATTAGCAATCATTTCTCCGAGGCCTATGGCATATCCCGGTATGCAGGAGACCGATTTGCGGTCGTTTTGCCGGAGATACAGGATGTGGAAGAACGAATGTCGTCTTTGCTATCCGTTCAGCTGCAAGGACTCCAGGTAAGCTACAGTATCTCTCTGTACCCGGAAATGTCGGATTCGTTGCAGCACTTTATGACGGTGGCAGAGGATAGACTGCTTCAACAACAGCGCAGCAAATGGCTGAAAAATGAAGAAGAAGTATTTCGTTCCGAAAGACTAAGGGCCGTAGGTGAACTGGCCGCGGGAATGGCTCATGAAATTCGAAACCCGCTTACCGCAATTCGGGGATTCCTGCAGCTGTCACGTGGACAAGCGTTTAATATAGCGCCATGGTATGAAGTGATTATGGGTGAGGTGACGAGAGTGACCGATCTGACGGCTGAATTTTTACAGTTTTCCAAACCACATGCCAATCACATGAAGCCGGAACAATTGGGCCACTGCCTTGAGCGGGTGATGTCTTTGACCGAGTCAGATGCGGCATCCCGTGGGCATCGAATTACGCTTGAAATGACTAATGAACCAGTCGTGATCAACATGGATCGGGATAAGATTGTGCAGGTATTGATTAATCTGATTCGTAACGCTTTTGAAGCGATGACAGACCCCGGTGAGGTTCATATGGATCTGTTGCAGGACGGAGACGCCGTACTCATCTCCATTACAGATACAGGTAGCGGCATTCCGGAAAATTCGCTATCCACAATCTTTAACCCCTTTTATACAACCAAAGAAGAAGGTACGGGACTGGGGCTTGCACTCTGCCAGAAAATCGTTCAAGATCACAATGGTAAAATTACCGTCCATAGCGAAATGGGGGTTGGTTCCACCTTCACGCTTCATCTGCCCATGGAGCTGTAACGCGTATTACAGACTCAGGGGCAGCAGCAAAATAGTCATTAATCAAAACAAAAAAACGCCGCATGGGTCCTGAAGAAACCCGTGCGGCGTTTAGTATTTCGATTAAACTAACGTGCAGAATCCACATCGATTCAGTTTATTTCAGCTATCTAGGAGTGTGAATCAAAATAAAGCAAGCGATATGATGCTGGATGTCAGCGTCTAAAAAGTCTGAAGTTTAAGCCAGCTGACCCGGGCGAAGGGGGAGTCGATTTTCTAAGGAACAGAGGACGTCTTATTTGGCCCTTAGGTCCTTACTTTAATTTGTAAGAAACTTCAGAAACGTTATTTCCTAAAAAAACATGAAAAAAACGCTGAAAACGGCTGTTTACTCGGATATAACGTGGCTCTGGTTCCTTAGATTTCTGAAGGAGCTTCAAAAGCTTGAATAAGACGCCTCAGATTCGTTAGAGCTCGCCCCATACTCTGCTCAACTGCGAGCAGGAAGATTCCTCCGGCCCGCCCCAAGCGGGAAGACTCCTCCGGTCCGCCCCAAGCGGGAAAATTCCTCCGGCCCATACCAAGCGGGAGATTCCTCCAATCCCGTTTGGTGCGAAGTGGAGTTTTTCATGTGGAATGGAGAAAATCCGCTCTCGTAGCGTATTAATCGCTTGTTCGCATACAAAGGAAATGACCTCGCACATTCAGCGTTCAGGATACAGCGAACTTGCATGCTCCGAACGGGCTAAGATCCGCTTGGGCATGCAGTAGCTTCGCAGACACGTTTTAGTTCGACTTATTCAACTGTCCCTGATGTAACTGATAGTAGAATCCTTGTTGCTGCATCAGCTCATCATGGCTTCCCCGTTCGGCGATCTGTCCATCATCAATGACGAGAATCTGATCCGCTTCACGAATCGTGCTCAGTCTGTGGGCGATGACAAAGCTGGTACGATCTTTCATTAATGTGCGCATCGCTTCCTGGATCTGCATCTCTGTACGCGTATCGATGCTGCTCGTTGCCTCATCCAGAATAAGAATGGCCGGATCAGCCAGAATTGCCCGGGCAATGGTCAACAACTGTCGTTGTCCCTGGCTCAGATTGCTTCCCCCGGAAATGATGGGGGTGTCGTAGCCCTGCGACAGTTTGCGGATGAATGAGTGTGCATTCGCAAGCATAGCTGCTTGCCTGATCTGTTCATCGGTTGCGTCCGGCTTGCCATAGGCGAGATTGTCGCGAATGGTACCCGAGAACAGGTAGGCATCCTGAAGTACAATGCCGAGTTGCCGACGGAGTTGATCCTTCTCCAGTTCTGAGATGTCACATCCATCGATGGTAATCCGTCCGCCTGTAATCTCGTAGAAACGGGGTAACAGATTGATAATGGTCGTTTTGCCTGCACCGGTGGGTCCAACAAGTGCAATCATCTCGCCAGGTTTTGCAGTAAAACTGACCTTCTTCAGAATGTCTCGCTCCGCACTGTACCCGAAGGACACATCCTCAAATACAACTTTACCTTGAATCTGATCCAGTTGTTTCTTCTGTTCCTCCACATATTCGCCAGGCGTATCCATGATGTGAAACACACGTTCAGCACCAGCAATTGCAGCCTGAATCAGATTGTACTGATTGGCCAGATCGTTCAGCGGCCGCTCAATCTGGCGGGAGTATGCGAGAAAACTGACGATTAGTCCGATGGATGTCAGATTATGATAAGCCATCCATCCA
The window above is part of the Paenibacillus sp. 1781tsa1 genome. Proteins encoded here:
- a CDS encoding ATP-binding protein, producing the protein MLSYTMKMVIFPLGCLLVILSSYVLRLTPHLAIMLLSGILLVASIYGERRYPVLRKFQWIFLGIFHYFSELNWCNMLYYMLILSMIQGKQRVAQTLPISLLFMLEYTLIRLSYVPIDAYTLLVSLFDLLTSVVIIFLYHTLINSETEKRRLREKNRFLTLHDPLTGLLNYEGYMEVLNKTVEEQRSFLLILLNVNNFSGFKKASEDPWCTVITGTGQMISNHFSEAYGISRYAGDRFAVVLPEIQDVEERMSSLLSVQLQGLQVSYSISLYPEMSDSLQHFMTVAEDRLLQQQRSKWLKNEEEVFRSERLRAVGELAAGMAHEIRNPLTAIRGFLQLSRGQAFNIAPWYEVIMGEVTRVTDLTAEFLQFSKPHANHMKPEQLGHCLERVMSLTESDAASRGHRITLEMTNEPVVINMDRDKIVQVLINLIRNAFEAMTDPGEVHMDLLQDGDAVLISITDTGSGIPENSLSTIFNPFYTTKEEGTGLGLALCQKIVQDHNGKITVHSEMGVGSTFTLHLPMEL
- a CDS encoding ABC transporter ATP-binding protein, with protein sequence MAKPASSSIQQTVVPPIGRPGPAGRGPVPKVRAKNARHALIRVWSYMGRHRKGVIAALVLTALGTLLNLAGPYLLGRAVNEHIVPKVTAGLLKECLLLLSVYVLGSLLMWAQSYVMIGVSQLTVKDLRHALFSRLQELPVSFFDKNQSGDLMSRATNDIDNVSTTLNQSVTQLMSSAILLVGSLSIMFALDVRLTLLSLVTVPLITIATRLIASRTRKHFTAQQKLLGELNGFAQETIAGQKVVAAYNRQDQAHQHFKNLNEKLRTSSTQAQTVSGLVGPTMNVMNNIGFAILASVGGWMAYHNLTSIGLIVSFLAYSRQIERPLNDLANQYNLIQAAIAGAERVFHIMDTPGEYVEEQKKQLDQIQGKVVFEDVSFGYSAERDILKKVSFTAKPGEMIALVGPTGAGKTTIINLLPRFYEITGGRITIDGCDISELEKDQLRRQLGIVLQDAYLFSGTIRDNLAYGKPDATDEQIRQAAMLANAHSFIRKLSQGYDTPIISGGSNLSQGQRQLLTIARAILADPAILILDEATSSIDTRTEMQIQEAMRTLMKDRTSFVIAHRLSTIREADQILVIDDGQIAERGSHDELMQQQGFYYQLHQGQLNKSN
- the mglC gene encoding galactose/methyl galactoside ABC transporter permease MglC; protein product: MNTQMINQVKNYVTQRAIFIVLILLIIGIAIADPNFLAFSTLRDILQQSSTRAIIALGAAFILVTGGVDLSAGRVVGLTAVVSASMLQIDEYANRFFPDLPHLWVGLPILVGITAGLFVGLVNGLIVAKLHVPPFIATLGTMVAVYGLNSIYFDTEPNQSQPIGGLRPDFTVIGSGYIDLGGGYSIPYIVLIAIAVALICWVIFNKTRLGKNMYAIGGNIQAAHVSGIHVARNLVALYAIAGALYGLGGVLEAARTGGATNNYGNMYELDAIAACVVGGVSTAGGIGTVPGVMAGVLIFGVINYGLTFIGVSPYWQLIIKGLIIVAAVAFDIRKYMAKK